CGAATACACACTCGCCAGAGGAAGTGAAATAAGAGATTATGGAAATTTTACGCTTCTTGAGAATAAATACGTTAAATGGTCCGGTGACTTCAACCGAGTTGTCATGATCAAAGCTGATAGTGCCGGATCATTGAGCAACACCATCTCGGCAATTGAAGAACTTCATAAAACCAAAGGTCTTGAAGATCCTGTTTACATGGACTTTGATGAAACCTTTATCTTCAAAAACGAGTATTCGGAGATCATTGAGGACAAGGGATACTACCTGCAGCAGGAAGCTTTTCTGATCTCGCAAACAAAGGACTGTCAGCTTCCCGGTGGATTCAAATTCCTCCCGATGACCGATGAAGAAACGATTGCCTTGTTAAAGCAGGAGCAGATAGACGGCGGTTATTATCTTGAAGACGAATTCGAAACGATCGACAAGAAATTGCATCTGTTATTTACAAAAAAATTCAGACATTTCAGGATGACAATGAACGAAGA
This sequence is a window from Candidatus Cloacimonadota bacterium. Protein-coding genes within it:
- a CDS encoding GNAT family N-acetyltransferase, with translation MTVNRSINWTKKAIESEIEYTLARGSEIRDYGNFTLLENKYVKWSGDFNRVVMIKADSAGSLSNTISAIEELHKTKGLEDPVYMDFDETFIFKNEYSEIIEDKGYYLQQEAFLISQTKDCQLPGGFKFLPMTDEETIALLKQEQIDGGYYLEDEFETIDKKLHLLFTKKFRHFRMTMNEETVGSVYLASMDDYCRLFSVAINENFRNSGYGKMLMECVKYHGKRSDRSYILLNSPARNLGFYEKCGFNTCSYINRLWKKQK